One Mesorhizobium sp. L-2-11 genomic region harbors:
- a CDS encoding aldose epimerase family protein encodes MTPIDPNMSRSWHRSVLGAAVLGMGVLLTGTSAGAGSVDKTPFGNTQDGKAIDLYTLTNDRGASVKFIAYGGIITAINVPDRWGKLDNVVLGFKELADYESMNPYFGALIGRYGNRIGGAKFTLDGTQYQLAANNGPNSLHGGTKGFDKVVWAVEPLSSVSGAAAQLNYTSKDGEEGYPGTLTVQVVYSLTNDNELRIDYEATTDKPTVVNLTSHSYFNLAGDGTGGIDDHILTINADRYTPVDATLIPTGQLASVTGTPFDFRQGAPIGARIRSNDPQMVYGRGYDHNFVLNRSGSGLSLAARVYEPRSGRIMEISTTEPGVQFYSGNFLDSTLVGAAGQQYRQTDGFCLETQHFPDSPNKPSFPTTVLKPGETLKSTTIHKFSTDAS; translated from the coding sequence ATGACGCCGATCGATCCCAACATGTCGCGTAGCTGGCATAGGTCAGTGCTCGGCGCGGCCGTGCTCGGCATGGGTGTGCTGCTGACGGGAACCAGCGCAGGCGCTGGCTCTGTGGACAAGACCCCATTCGGGAACACGCAGGACGGCAAAGCCATCGATCTGTACACGCTCACCAACGACAGGGGCGCGTCGGTCAAGTTCATCGCCTATGGCGGTATCATCACGGCGATCAATGTGCCCGACCGCTGGGGCAAGCTCGACAACGTTGTGCTCGGCTTCAAGGAACTCGCCGATTACGAATCCATGAACCCCTATTTCGGCGCCTTGATCGGGCGCTACGGCAATCGCATCGGCGGCGCCAAGTTCACGCTCGACGGCACGCAATATCAACTCGCCGCCAATAACGGGCCCAACAGCCTGCATGGTGGTACGAAAGGCTTCGACAAGGTCGTCTGGGCGGTCGAGCCGCTGAGCAGCGTCAGCGGCGCCGCAGCACAGCTCAACTACACGAGCAAGGATGGCGAAGAAGGCTATCCCGGCACGCTCACGGTCCAGGTCGTCTATAGCCTCACCAACGACAACGAGTTGCGCATCGACTACGAGGCGACGACAGACAAACCAACCGTGGTTAATCTCACGAGTCATTCCTACTTCAATCTCGCCGGCGACGGCACGGGTGGGATCGACGATCACATCCTCACCATCAACGCCGACCGCTACACGCCGGTCGATGCGACCTTGATCCCGACCGGGCAGCTCGCCTCCGTGACCGGCACGCCGTTCGACTTCCGCCAGGGGGCGCCGATCGGCGCACGCATCCGCTCGAACGATCCACAGATGGTCTATGGCCGCGGATACGATCACAACTTCGTGCTGAACCGGTCGGGGAGTGGGCTTTCGCTCGCCGCGCGAGTCTACGAGCCGCGCTCGGGCCGGATCATGGAGATCTCGACCACCGAGCCCGGGGTCCAGTTCTACAGCGGCAACTTCCTCGATTCGACGCTCGTCGGCGCGGCCGGTCAGCAATATCGCCAGACCGACGGCTTCTGCCTTGAGACGCAGCACTTTCCGGATTCGCCGAACAAGCCGTCATTTCCGACGACGGTGCTGAAACCGGGCGAAACGCTGAAGTCGACTACGATACACAAATTCTCCACCGACGCGTCCTAG
- a CDS encoding substrate-binding domain-containing protein, whose amino-acid sequence MRRIFSLAVCAAALLFGVSDAFTQSGSVEKAVGGYSFEEAAKEAPGTKDFHSADGHLTFAIVTHTAGNGFFDPVYVGAKVAGDMIGANILLLGSESPTDDPAREIEILNQIVQDPTVDGIIMTTPQVGAYNDIVKAAEGKGIPVATTNSFDGTLLDRSRISHTGQDASAAAIAGEALVKCLADKGIEKGTIVLPSSTAMGNVEVNNRVTAAFNAIVKGLNDAGKLANFKVDAGPENTGIDTNPNDPVNGIVTLFESRGDVVGAFAGNNVFTPALAKAVAQTGKTGKICAYGFDLGPAQQDALKSGDLTGALGQQPFLQGFWPVMQLYLQIDRGIAAANLDTRAQLVTQEDVEKVGKRFEN is encoded by the coding sequence ATGAGGCGTATTTTCTCGCTCGCGGTATGCGCCGCGGCGTTATTGTTCGGCGTCTCGGACGCCTTCACGCAGTCCGGCAGCGTCGAGAAAGCAGTCGGCGGCTACAGCTTCGAAGAAGCGGCAAAGGAGGCTCCCGGCACAAAGGACTTCCATTCGGCCGATGGCCACCTCACTTTCGCCATCGTGACGCATACGGCCGGCAACGGCTTCTTCGACCCGGTCTATGTCGGAGCCAAGGTCGCCGGCGACATGATCGGCGCCAATATCCTGCTGCTTGGTTCGGAATCGCCAACCGACGATCCCGCCCGCGAGATCGAAATTCTGAACCAGATCGTGCAGGATCCCACCGTCGACGGCATAATCATGACGACGCCGCAGGTCGGCGCTTATAACGACATCGTCAAGGCCGCCGAGGGGAAGGGCATTCCCGTCGCCACGACCAATTCGTTCGACGGCACGCTCCTTGACCGCAGCCGCATCAGCCATACCGGCCAGGACGCATCGGCCGCAGCGATCGCCGGTGAGGCGCTGGTAAAATGCCTGGCCGACAAGGGCATTGAGAAGGGCACGATCGTGCTACCGTCCTCGACCGCGATGGGCAACGTCGAGGTGAATAACCGGGTGACCGCCGCTTTCAATGCCATCGTCAAGGGGCTGAATGACGCCGGCAAACTCGCCAACTTCAAGGTCGACGCCGGTCCGGAGAACACCGGCATCGACACCAATCCGAACGATCCGGTGAACGGCATCGTCACGCTATTCGAATCGCGCGGCGATGTTGTCGGCGCTTTCGCCGGCAACAACGTGTTCACGCCGGCCCTTGCCAAGGCCGTCGCCCAGACCGGGAAGACCGGCAAGATCTGCGCCTACGGCTTCGACCTCGGCCCGGCTCAGCAGGATGCGTTGAAGAGCGGCGACCTGACCGGCGCGCTCGGGCAGCAGCCGTTCCTGCAAGGCTTCTGGCCGGTTATGCAGCTCTATCTGCAGATTGACCGCGGCATCGCGGCGGCCAATCTCGACACACGCGCCCAGCTCGTAACGCAGGAGGACGTCGAGAAGGTCGGCAAACGGTTCGAGAACTGA